A window from Symbiopectobacterium purcellii encodes these proteins:
- a CDS encoding DNA polymerase III subunit theta, with the protein MINFEKMILEYSDKYADFAASTVAFMESQKREICADTIAQKIPPEKRAYFEARLKHYRSIYKAQTLVE; encoded by the coding sequence ATGATTAATTTTGAAAAGATGATTCTCGAATACAGTGACAAGTATGCAGATTTTGCTGCATCGACAGTCGCCTTTATGGAAAGCCAGAAGCGCGAAATATGCGCAGATACAATCGCTCAGAAAATCCCACCGGAAAAAAGAGCCTATTTTGAAGCTCGGTTGAAGCATTACCGCAGTATCTATAAAGCGCAAACGCTGGTTGAGTGA
- a CDS encoding KTSC domain-containing protein — MLRHSVTSSRIRAIGYDPDKRILEIAFHNGEIYQYQDVPERIYKKYISEAVVSKGRFFDGVIKGKFLCRRLA, encoded by the coding sequence GTGTTGCGGCATTCAGTCACATCCTCCAGGATTCGCGCGATCGGTTACGATCCCGATAAACGCATATTAGAAATCGCCTTTCATAACGGTGAGATTTATCAATACCAAGATGTTCCGGAAAGAATTTATAAAAAATACATTTCCGAAGCAGTGGTTTCGAAAGGCCGTTTTTTCGATGGGGTGATAAAAGGAAAATTTTTATGCCGCCGACTGGCCTAA
- a CDS encoding gluconate 5-dehydrogenase produces the protein MSNYQQQFSLEGKVALVTGASYGIGFAIASALGEAGATIVFNDIKQDAIEKGLAAYKDAGLKAHGYVFDVTDEAAVNATVKKIEEEVCVIDILVNNAGIIQRTPMLEMEVSDFRKVIDVDLNAPFIVSKAVLPSMIKKGHGKIINICSMMSELGRETVAGYAAAKGGLKMLTKNICSEFGEANIQCNGIGPGYIATPQTAPLREIQADGSRHPFDQFIIAKTPAARWGTTDDLKGPAVFLASNASDFVNGHILYVDGGILAYIGKQP, from the coding sequence ATGAGTAATTATCAGCAGCAGTTTTCTCTTGAAGGTAAAGTGGCTCTGGTCACAGGGGCCTCTTACGGTATTGGTTTTGCCATTGCCAGTGCATTGGGCGAAGCTGGGGCGACAATCGTTTTTAACGATATCAAACAAGATGCGATCGAAAAAGGCCTGGCTGCTTACAAAGACGCTGGTCTGAAAGCGCACGGTTATGTCTTTGACGTAACTGATGAAGCGGCGGTAAACGCAACGGTTAAGAAAATCGAAGAAGAAGTCTGTGTGATTGATATTCTGGTCAACAATGCCGGTATCATTCAACGCACTCCGATGCTTGAAATGGAAGTGTCTGATTTCCGTAAAGTGATTGATGTTGACTTGAACGCGCCTTTCATTGTTTCCAAGGCTGTTTTACCGTCGATGATCAAAAAAGGTCACGGCAAAATCATCAACATCTGTTCTATGATGAGCGAATTGGGTCGCGAAACTGTCGCTGGATATGCTGCGGCAAAAGGCGGCCTGAAAATGCTGACCAAAAATATCTGTTCTGAATTTGGTGAAGCCAACATTCAATGTAACGGCATTGGCCCTGGCTACATCGCTACCCCGCAAACTGCACCGCTGCGTGAAATTCAGGCTGATGGCTCTCGTCATCCGTTTGACCAGTTCATCATCGCAAAAACGCCAGCTGCTCGCTGGGGCACGACCGACGATCTGAAGGGGCCTGCTGTATTCCTGGCGTCCAACGCGTCTGATTTCGTGAATGGCCACATTCTGTACGTTGACGGCGGCATCCTGGCTTACATCGGTAAGCAGCCGTAA